A window from Romeriopsis navalis LEGE 11480 encodes these proteins:
- a CDS encoding dihydrofolate reductase family protein — translation MAFTSPYSHMQQYVFSRSMAVSPDDKVELVSDNAIEFVSSLKQTTGKGIWLCGGANLASALFAAQLMDQLILKVNPFLMGSSIPLFADVMPQTALALTNRKIYDNGVVQLHYEVN, via the coding sequence ATGGCATTTACAAGTCCTTATTCCCATATGCAGCAGTATGTCTTTTCCCGCAGTATGGCCGTTAGTCCCGACGACAAGGTTGAACTCGTTTCCGATAATGCGATCGAATTTGTTTCCAGTCTTAAGCAGACAACCGGTAAAGGCATTTGGCTTTGTGGTGGCGCGAATTTAGCCAGCGCGCTGTTTGCTGCTCAATTGATGGATCAACTAATTTTGAAGGTCAACCCATTTTTGATGGGTTCTAGTATTCCACTGTTTGCTGACGTGATGCCACAAACTGCATTAGCGCTAACCAACCGTAAGATCTATGACAATGGCGTTGTACAGTTGCACTATGAAGTGAATTGA
- a CDS encoding cupin domain-containing protein encodes MKFASLSELPIESVSHNAAIKKQVMLRNGDLPNLTNFAQSRFAPGQVAAAHAHKDMSEVFFVTAGSGNICINGENYRLAVGNCIAIAPNEVHEVSNDGDQDLVLTYFGIRA; translated from the coding sequence ATGAAATTTGCATCCCTATCCGAACTCCCGATCGAATCAGTTTCCCACAACGCTGCGATCAAAAAGCAAGTCATGCTGCGTAACGGGGATCTGCCGAATCTGACCAACTTTGCCCAATCGCGCTTTGCCCCGGGACAAGTCGCCGCAGCCCATGCGCACAAGGACATGAGCGAAGTTTTTTTCGTTACCGCTGGTTCGGGCAACATTTGCATTAACGGTGAAAATTATCGTTTAGCCGTCGGCAACTGCATCGCGATCGCGCCCAACGAAGTTCACGAAGTCAGCAACGATGGCGATCAAGATTTAGTCCTCACCTATTTCGGCATTCGCGCCTAA
- a CDS encoding sensor histidine kinase encodes MITPKNHPIKFLLQFEWVLLIIAFLLELPQWQFGPERSSFWLSGLLIISFALLGLYLPNHEPKLKGAHLVASFTILLLATFAAKIRFIPLLCVVLIVRTSLMFQNPARIFITIAAFLLALCAQVDRFQTFQTRHAQRIERRIERRIARRIDPNLRNPPPPRRERDRRREDRMIIGAISSTMLLGLVLVFLQLMVDAVLSERQSREQLQQANDQLRRYALRVEDVATLQERNRIAREIHDSLGHSLTAFNLHVEAALRLFTIDPDEAKDLLVEAKQLGSTALQEVRQSVSTLRTKPLQGKSLQAAIVHLLEDFTRSTGIQPTTQFHGLAQIKDDEAMALYRIIQEALTNIAKYAQATAVSIRLEHAAPQTILKIKDDGRGFDQQQNRSGFGLQGMQERTNAIGGRYNLRSAVGQGTQITIQIP; translated from the coding sequence ATGATCACACCAAAAAATCATCCCATCAAATTTCTTCTGCAATTTGAATGGGTCTTGCTCATTATCGCGTTTCTTTTAGAACTGCCCCAATGGCAATTCGGCCCCGAAAGATCGTCATTCTGGCTCTCAGGTCTGCTGATTATCAGCTTTGCCCTACTCGGTCTATACCTGCCGAATCATGAACCCAAACTCAAGGGAGCCCACCTCGTAGCTTCCTTTACCATCCTACTGCTCGCCACATTCGCCGCCAAAATCCGGTTCATCCCACTGCTCTGTGTCGTGCTGATTGTCCGCACCTCACTGATGTTCCAAAATCCGGCCCGGATTTTCATCACGATCGCCGCCTTTCTTCTCGCCCTATGTGCCCAAGTCGATCGCTTCCAAACCTTTCAAACTCGTCACGCCCAACGCATCGAGCGCCGGATTGAACGTCGCATCGCCCGCCGCATCGATCCCAACCTGCGTAATCCGCCACCACCCCGTCGAGAACGCGACCGCCGCCGGGAAGACCGGATGATTATCGGCGCAATCAGCAGCACAATGCTATTAGGATTAGTGCTCGTATTCTTACAGTTAATGGTGGATGCAGTCCTATCTGAACGCCAAAGTCGGGAGCAGTTGCAACAAGCTAACGACCAACTGCGGCGCTATGCGCTGCGGGTAGAAGATGTCGCTACCCTGCAAGAACGTAACCGGATTGCCCGCGAGATCCATGATTCTCTCGGCCATTCCCTCACCGCGTTTAATCTCCACGTTGAGGCGGCACTGCGACTATTCACAATTGATCCCGATGAAGCGAAAGATCTGCTCGTCGAAGCCAAACAACTGGGTTCAACTGCATTGCAAGAAGTGCGGCAATCGGTGAGCACACTCCGCACCAAACCGCTCCAAGGTAAGTCCCTCCAAGCCGCTATCGTCCATTTGCTGGAAGATTTCACACGCTCGACGGGCATCCAGCCGACCACCCAATTCCACGGCCTCGCACAGATCAAGGATGATGAAGCTATGGCCCTCTACCGGATAATTCAAGAAGCCCTGACGAACATTGCCAAATATGCCCAGGCCACGGCCGTCAGCATTCGGTTAGAACATGCCGCCCCACAAACTATCCTCAAGATTAAAGATGACGGACGCGGATTTGATCAGCAGCAAAATCGCAGCGGCTTTGGCTTGCAAGGCATGCAAGAACGGACAAACGCGATCGGGGGTCGGTACAATTTGCGCAGTGCCGTTGGGCAAGGCACACAGATCACAATCCAGATTCCCTAG
- a CDS encoding GGDEF domain-containing protein has translation MFQRQADRFQTYEPTSPLDFLVFGDRVMVADVLKAMSQAQVSCVFVMEQGQLLGSFTETDVIRVCADGHDLDKLPLAQVMIPSVASLSEAEAADPIKVLEVFERFPVKYLPVISVDQYIRQMITREAAHQQGQPIARLKLKQVREVLTPQVLQVTPDQTLQQVAKSMSYQHQRYSVVVAPDTSAPIGVLTLGDLVQAQMLGYDFHSTMAAVIMSAPPKMVRPDDDLWTAYQTLQRYFLKNLVVVNEQGELAGIANLHQMIQLLNPIDLWQTVVSLQQTNTTTAIALEQSQRQVEASAYEKQRLHNEIMQATRELERLAYLDPLTQLANRRQFDQLLSQEWQRLRRDKQSLAVVLGDIDYFKEYNEHFGYSAGDKCLQQIGFAMAEATQRSPDIVSRYDGEVFALLLPNTDLAGAVMIVERMQQVIRQQQLKHPGSLVAEQITLSFGIATCIPSFGATFADLLTAADRAVYRAKEQGRNTYRVAVENEFTQKPKFKVLEPAELAAL, from the coding sequence ATGTTCCAACGGCAAGCCGATCGATTCCAAACCTACGAACCCACATCGCCCCTAGACTTCCTTGTCTTTGGCGATCGCGTGATGGTGGCAGACGTGCTCAAAGCCATGAGTCAGGCCCAAGTTAGCTGCGTCTTCGTCATGGAACAAGGACAGCTCCTCGGCAGCTTCACCGAAACCGACGTAATTCGCGTTTGTGCCGACGGTCATGATTTAGACAAATTGCCCCTCGCCCAAGTGATGATTCCCAGCGTCGCTAGTCTCTCCGAAGCCGAGGCCGCCGACCCAATTAAAGTCCTCGAAGTCTTTGAACGATTCCCCGTAAAGTATCTGCCCGTGATCAGCGTTGATCAATACATTCGGCAGATGATCACCCGCGAGGCCGCCCACCAGCAAGGTCAACCGATCGCCCGACTAAAGCTAAAACAAGTGCGGGAAGTGCTCACCCCACAAGTCCTGCAAGTCACCCCGGATCAGACCTTACAACAGGTCGCCAAAAGCATGAGCTACCAGCATCAGCGCTACAGCGTCGTCGTCGCGCCCGATACCTCAGCACCGATCGGCGTCCTCACCCTGGGAGATTTAGTCCAAGCCCAAATGCTAGGGTACGACTTCCACAGCACAATGGCGGCAGTAATCATGAGCGCACCGCCCAAGATGGTCCGCCCCGACGATGACCTCTGGACCGCCTACCAAACCCTTCAACGCTACTTCCTCAAAAATCTCGTCGTGGTGAATGAACAGGGTGAACTAGCGGGTATCGCGAATCTACATCAGATGATTCAGCTGCTGAACCCGATCGACCTATGGCAAACTGTCGTCAGCCTCCAGCAAACCAATACCACAACTGCAATCGCCCTCGAACAAAGCCAACGCCAAGTCGAAGCAAGCGCCTACGAGAAACAGCGCCTGCATAACGAAATCATGCAAGCCACCCGCGAACTCGAACGCCTGGCCTACCTCGACCCACTCACCCAACTCGCGAATCGCCGCCAATTCGACCAACTGCTCTCCCAGGAATGGCAACGCCTCCGCCGGGACAAACAGTCCTTAGCCGTCGTGCTCGGCGACATCGACTACTTCAAGGAATACAACGAACATTTTGGCTATAGCGCGGGCGATAAATGCCTGCAGCAAATCGGATTTGCCATGGCCGAAGCCACCCAACGATCGCCCGATATTGTCTCCCGCTACGACGGTGAAGTCTTCGCCCTGCTTTTACCCAATACCGACCTCGCCGGTGCCGTGATGATCGTCGAGCGTATGCAACAGGTGATTCGCCAGCAGCAGCTCAAGCATCCAGGGTCGCTCGTCGCCGAACAGATCACCCTGAGTTTCGGCATTGCCACCTGCATTCCCAGCTTTGGGGCCACCTTTGCCGATTTGCTCACCGCCGCCGATCGGGCCGTCTACCGCGCCAAAGAGCAAGGACGAAACACCTATCGCGTCGCCGTTGAAAACGAATTCACCCAGAAACCCAAATTCAAGGTGTTAGAACCGGCGGAATTAGCTGCACTCTAG
- a CDS encoding CHASE2 domain-containing protein — protein sequence MNRPQDSTHHARRSWLKSRLTQVWASSAVWITAPAVAGLILATRAMGVLQPLEWMAYDEFVKLSPKQTIDERILIVGINEQDLQKLSQYPMDDATLAALLTKLKQGKPTAIGLDIFRDFPVAPGSEQLIQLFKTTPNIIGIEKRKSSRDRSAVNPSGVLSQQGQTASNNVFIDGDGKLRRGLLYWTNGDDYIESIGLRLAMMQLAKLPHKITPEADGENLKLGKGTFVPFEANDGSYINADAGSYQMLLNYRGPAQSFRTVSMMDVMEGRVSSDLLRDRIVLVGVTAESLRDIFYTPYSENRITSPEKTAGVEIIANTASHIMTAAIDGKGTRQVWGDKREGLWIILWAGIGAGAAWWIRTPRWAIGTMIGLVSGLTLGSYLVFIAGWWIPFVPPVMALATSAVVLTGYIANLERRDRAAVMNIFGRYVTPTIAEAIWKDREQLFRQGRLKGQKMNVSVLFTDLKNFSTVAERTDPEVLMDWLNEYMEAMTQVVLAHGAVVDKFIGDAVMAIFGVPIARATEAEIQADAHNAVSCAVGMAKALNRLNQKWQNEGRPTLSMRVGICTGAVVTGSLGSQQRMDYTAIGDTVNIAARLESFDKTIDGGICRILISDRTHELTQADFEAQDLSAESIGSVHLKGREQSVSVYQVFYDLPEADSA from the coding sequence ATGAATCGTCCCCAAGACTCCACGCACCATGCCCGCCGATCGTGGCTCAAGTCCCGGCTCACCCAAGTCTGGGCCAGCAGCGCCGTCTGGATTACGGCCCCCGCCGTCGCAGGGCTAATTCTGGCCACCCGCGCGATGGGTGTCCTACAGCCACTGGAATGGATGGCCTACGATGAATTCGTTAAGCTCTCGCCCAAACAAACCATTGATGAACGCATCCTGATCGTCGGGATTAATGAACAAGACCTGCAAAAGCTGTCGCAGTACCCGATGGATGACGCCACCTTGGCGGCCCTACTAACCAAGCTCAAGCAAGGCAAACCAACGGCGATCGGCCTTGATATTTTCCGCGACTTTCCCGTAGCTCCCGGCTCTGAGCAACTCATTCAGCTCTTCAAAACCACCCCGAATATCATCGGCATCGAAAAGCGCAAAAGTAGTCGCGATCGTTCCGCCGTCAATCCCTCCGGGGTTCTCAGTCAGCAGGGGCAAACCGCATCGAATAATGTGTTTATCGATGGGGATGGCAAACTGCGACGAGGGCTCCTGTACTGGACCAATGGCGACGACTACATTGAAAGCATCGGCCTGCGCCTGGCAATGATGCAGTTGGCCAAATTGCCGCATAAAATCACACCCGAGGCGGACGGCGAAAATCTGAAGCTGGGCAAAGGCACTTTTGTCCCGTTCGAAGCAAATGACGGCAGCTATATCAATGCCGATGCCGGTAGCTATCAAATGCTCCTCAACTATCGCGGCCCGGCTCAATCCTTTCGCACCGTTTCAATGATGGATGTGATGGAAGGACGCGTTAGTTCTGATTTGCTGCGTGATCGCATCGTCTTAGTTGGCGTCACCGCCGAGAGTCTGCGCGATATTTTCTACACCCCCTATAGCGAAAATCGCATTACCTCGCCGGAAAAAACCGCCGGGGTCGAAATTATCGCCAACACCGCCAGCCACATCATGACCGCCGCGATCGACGGCAAAGGCACAAGGCAAGTCTGGGGGGATAAACGTGAAGGGTTATGGATTATCCTCTGGGCTGGCATCGGGGCTGGGGCCGCTTGGTGGATTCGCACACCCCGTTGGGCGATCGGCACGATGATTGGCCTCGTCAGTGGCTTAACCCTCGGGAGCTATCTGGTCTTTATCGCCGGTTGGTGGATTCCGTTTGTCCCACCCGTGATGGCCCTTGCCACGTCCGCTGTCGTCCTCACCGGCTACATTGCCAACCTCGAACGGCGCGATCGCGCCGCAGTCATGAATATTTTTGGCCGCTATGTCACACCCACGATTGCGGAAGCAATTTGGAAAGACCGGGAGCAATTGTTTCGCCAGGGACGGCTCAAAGGCCAGAAAATGAACGTCTCCGTCTTATTCACCGACTTAAAAAACTTCAGTACTGTTGCGGAGCGCACTGATCCGGAAGTGCTGATGGATTGGTTGAACGAGTATATGGAAGCAATGACCCAAGTTGTGCTGGCCCATGGTGCCGTCGTCGATAAGTTCATCGGTGATGCGGTTATGGCGATTTTCGGGGTTCCCATTGCCCGGGCCACCGAAGCCGAAATTCAGGCCGATGCCCATAACGCCGTCAGTTGTGCAGTCGGCATGGCCAAAGCCCTCAATCGGCTCAACCAAAAGTGGCAAAACGAAGGACGGCCAACCCTCAGTATGCGGGTCGGCATCTGTACCGGAGCGGTGGTCACAGGCAGTCTCGGGAGCCAACAGCGCATGGACTACACGGCGATCGGCGACACCGTGAATATTGCGGCCCGGCTCGAAAGCTTCGATAAAACCATCGATGGCGGAATTTGTCGCATCTTGATTAGCGATCGCACCCATGAACTGACCCAGGCAGATTTTGAGGCCCAGGATTTATCAGCCGAATCGATCGGCAGTGTACATCTCAAAGGGCGCGAACAATCCGTATCGGTCTACCAAGTTTTCTATGATTTACCGGAGGCAGATTCTGCATAA
- a CDS encoding DUF1993 domain-containing protein, translated as MPTHNIDSIQACFASRLTTLEHLMKTAQTHFADRDAFLQERIVADMLPFGTQIAFTCNQPRNFALWCADQPADNLNPDVTSLTQAYKYIANTQELLAGIHAEDAKLTEVKRIDLGQNLYAELSGSAYVDEFLLPNFYFHLVTAYNILRMVGVPIGKRDYMLHLLPLVQQH; from the coding sequence ATGCCAACTCATAATATCGATTCGATCCAAGCCTGCTTCGCCAGTCGCTTAACCACGCTGGAGCATTTGATGAAAACAGCGCAGACGCATTTCGCCGATCGTGATGCGTTCCTCCAGGAGAGGATTGTGGCTGACATGCTGCCCTTCGGGACACAAATTGCCTTCACCTGCAATCAACCCCGTAACTTTGCACTGTGGTGTGCCGACCAACCAGCCGATAATCTCAATCCAGACGTCACCTCCCTCACCCAGGCATACAAGTACATCGCCAATACCCAGGAGCTGCTGGCAGGCATTCACGCTGAAGACGCAAAGCTCACGGAAGTGAAGCGCATCGACTTAGGTCAGAACCTGTACGCCGAGCTGTCGGGTAGTGCTTATGTGGATGAGTTTCTCCTGCCCAATTTCTATTTCCATCTGGTCACGGCGTACAACATTCTGCGTATGGTCGGTGTCCCAATTGGCAAACGAGATTATATGCTGCACTTGTTGCCCTTGGTGCAGCAACACTGA
- a CDS encoding SAM-dependent methyltransferase has translation MTMWNQRYSSDEFVYGTEPNSFLAQHAELLTGPVLSLAEGEGRNAVCLASLGLDVLGVDGSAVGLAKAQQLAASRNLTIRTEVVDLATYIPPEDTFGSVVSIWAHLPSMVRQRLHGLVERSLKPGGMILLEAYSKAQLTRNTGGPKDVDMLVSAIEIEQAFPNYDIILSQEIERDVSEGKFHTGLASVVQFIARKPA, from the coding sequence ATGACCATGTGGAATCAACGCTATTCTAGTGACGAATTTGTTTACGGTACTGAACCGAATTCATTTCTGGCGCAACATGCTGAACTTTTGACCGGCCCCGTGCTCAGCCTGGCGGAAGGGGAAGGCCGAAATGCGGTCTGTTTGGCTTCACTTGGCTTGGATGTGCTGGGTGTCGATGGTTCAGCAGTCGGTCTGGCAAAAGCGCAGCAGTTGGCTGCATCAAGGAATTTAACCATCCGCACTGAAGTTGTGGATCTCGCCACTTATATACCGCCGGAGGATACCTTTGGCTCAGTGGTCTCGATCTGGGCGCATCTGCCTAGCATGGTGCGCCAGCGATTGCATGGTTTGGTGGAGCGTAGCCTCAAGCCTGGCGGCATGATTCTATTGGAAGCCTACTCAAAAGCTCAGCTCACCCGCAATACTGGTGGTCCCAAGGATGTGGATATGTTAGTGTCCGCGATCGAGATTGAGCAGGCGTTTCCGAATTATGACATTATCCTTTCTCAAGAAATTGAACGCGACGTGAGCGAAGGCAAATTCCATACAGGTTTGGCGTCCGTTGTGCAATTCATTGCCCGCAAGCCGGCGTAA